From the Natrarchaeobaculum aegyptiacum genome, one window contains:
- a CDS encoding helix-turn-helix domain-containing protein gives MTLDRRLREVTFTVTYERGVDPIADVLHEQPALQASRISVTLGSSSSVQLIRFTGPPAAVDRLQTALEECTFRPQLIGDGPCQATSTAYLLECTPRRRLWYVYADEIDDCPSIDTAVAAASGPGTISECNAHAGRERWRVLLRSDECVGDLFDLVDGTCCPGIDVELEHIGEATTWHGDAVVDSNLTGTQQQAIAEAAARGYYERPREITVGELAAELDVPESTLSYRLRMAESRLVKRYLERHAELEGPGPG, from the coding sequence ATGACTCTGGACCGTCGTCTTCGAGAGGTCACGTTCACGGTGACCTACGAAAGAGGGGTCGACCCGATCGCAGACGTCCTCCACGAGCAGCCAGCCCTCCAGGCGTCACGGATTTCCGTCACGCTCGGGTCGTCGTCGAGCGTCCAGTTGATTCGGTTCACCGGCCCACCAGCGGCCGTCGACCGCCTCCAGACGGCTCTGGAAGAGTGTACGTTCCGCCCGCAACTGATCGGAGACGGGCCGTGTCAGGCCACGAGCACGGCGTATCTCCTCGAGTGTACGCCGCGACGACGGCTGTGGTACGTGTACGCCGACGAAATCGACGACTGTCCGTCGATCGACACAGCGGTCGCGGCTGCGTCAGGTCCGGGGACGATCAGTGAGTGTAACGCCCACGCGGGGCGGGAACGATGGCGCGTCCTGTTGCGCTCGGACGAGTGTGTCGGCGACCTGTTCGACCTCGTCGACGGAACCTGCTGTCCGGGAATCGACGTCGAACTGGAACACATCGGAGAGGCGACGACGTGGCACGGTGACGCCGTCGTCGACTCGAACCTGACCGGCACACAGCAGCAGGCGATCGCCGAAGCAGCCGCGAGAGGGTACTACGAACGGCCACGGGAGATCACGGTCGGCGAACTCGCAGCCGAACTCGACGTCCCGGAATCGACGCTCTCGTACCGACTTCGCATGGCCGAATCACGGCTCGTCAAACGCTACCTCGAGCGACACGCCGAACTCGAGGGTCCGGGGCCCGGCTGA